In the Ficedula albicollis isolate OC2 linkage group LGE22, FicAlb1.5, whole genome shotgun sequence genome, agaggaagggagggagagaagctCTTCACTGAGAACCGGGATGTTTTGGAGCTGGTTGTACTCACTGCTTCGTAAAGTGCTctcaggaaattaatttcttcactCAGTGCATCTGCCCTGGCTTGGAGTTCCACCTTGTTCATGTAGGAAGCATCTACATCCTGGGGGATGAGAGATTTTTGGGTGATTTGCACCCCTATCAGTAAATCAGGAACGTGCATTGTGATAACAGTCCAGGTAAGAAACcataaaaaacataaaaataaaggggTTGGAACTGTAATGGGTGGATTTGTGACTGAGTGGGTGATCAGAGCTCTACAATGAGCCATCCCACAGTGCCCTGGAATTTGCTCTCACCTTCTTGAGCGTCACAAATTCGTTCTCTGCGATGGTCCTCCTGTTGATCTCATCTTCATACCTAAGGGAGGACGGCACAGGGAGTTTTTGTTTGGGCAGGTAACAGAGAGACTTGAGTTTGCTGGAATGAATTTCCTTCAGAGCATTTTGCATACAATGCTCTTTTCCCTCAATGAGAGACCAGGAGCTGAACCAGTTAAAACAAGTACATCAAAACCATTTGAACGAATCcattattttttacttatttctgGCCATTAGTCATCCTCCTTCTGCTGTTTTAAGCAAATGAAACGTGCTGCCCTGAAACTTTCAGACCTACTGTGTAATTTTCCCCTCTCAGTAGGCAATTTAGTTAATAAGTCTTTGATCATGCTCCAAATTATTCCCTAAATGTTGGTGCACTTGGATCTGTTACTTTGCTACTGAGAAAATTTCTCCTTGAGAAAATGTCAttgctgggaattccaggatcCTGGACTCTCCTGGATTCCCCAGTTGGTTTAAGGATGTTGAGAGGAGAAAGGCtgcacctgcccaggtgagtAGAGCATTAGCTCAAGACTTACTTCTTCTTGAAGTCCTCGACCAAGTACTGGGTGTTGACGAGCTCTccctccagcctgcccttgTCGCTCAGCAGCGAGTTCAGCTGCACCCGCAGGTTGTTGATGTAGGTCTCGAAAAGCGGCTCCAGGTTGTTCTTCACTGTtttcattccctgctcctgcagcaaacTCCACTTGGTTTCCAGcactttgttttgttgttcaaGGAATCGGACCTAGAAGGAGAAATATCCCGAAGgggctttgaaagaaaaaaactgggGAGAATTTCCCTGCAGATGGGAGGGTCTGGCTGAGAGGGTGAAGTGCTCAAATTCTCATCTGTCAGGAGATTTGACTGCAGGGATCCTGTTCAGTGTTACGAACTCTGGAACAACCCTTGGTTTTCTGGCTTTCCATTCATTCTCTAAACTGAGACCAGGTACAGGAATTTTGAGTGAAAAATGTGAGTAAAATCATGTAAGGATCAAAGCAGGGGTTgctctttaattaaaataacattgttAAGGTGttgcttctccttcccttcagTAGGGTTCCCCTACCCCACTAAACATCCAAAATATTGCAACGTTTTCCTTGAAACCAAGCAGGAGCAGCTTGACCAGAGCAGGACCTGAGCAGATGTTCTTCTGCATCAGTGAAATGTGGTGGGCAGACAGATTTGGATACTTTGAACTGAAAATCCAAACATTTTGGTGACAGATTTAAATGCCTTTTAGGGAATTCAAGCATTGAGAAGCTGCTTCTCCCTTGTGCCAATTTCCTGGTCATTCTAGGTGGGTTTCTGGAATTCATTTAATCATCCAGAAATCTGTTTCCAAGGCTCCTGAAATGCTCACTGGAGGAGCCTAAAGTCTCCAGAAGGGTGGGATTGTCCTCTGGAGATTTCTTTCCCCATTGCCTGTGAGATGTGGAGCAGCAAACAAGGAAGAACTCAAACACTGGATGATTAATTCATGGCAACCGCTATAGAACAGGTGCCATTCCCTGGAGCTTCCAGGGCATCTTCCAGTCTCATCCCTCACTTCTATTCCTCCTAGATCAGCTTTTGTCCTCatcaagcagaaaagaaagttgTCCCTGTCAAAAAATCAGACATTTAGGAAAGCTCAGATCTCACCTTGTCAATGAAGGAGGCGAATTTGTTGTTGAGGGTTTTGATTTGTTCCTTCTCCTCTTTTCGGATCCTTTGGATGTTGGGGTCAATCTCTAAGTTGAGCGGTTTCAGGAGGCTCTGGTTGATGGAGACTTCGTGGATGCCCCCAGCCGGGAATCCAGGGCCCCCCCCAAAGGCCCCGTATCCGTAGCCAAGGTTGGCTGGAACACCGAAGCCACCAAACCCCGCCGAGCCATAGAAGCTGCCACCCCTTCCAGCCACGGAGATCTTCTTGCAGCCGCCAACGTTGTAGAGGCTTTTGCTTCCAAAGCCGCCCCCGACCCTGGCAAAGCCACTGCCAGCGTTGCAGCTGCCCAGGCGGGTGAcggagcaggagctgaagctgGTCCGGCAGGTGTTGGGGACCACGGCTGAAGCGGCGCTGAAGCCACTTCTCCCCCTCTGAATCCTCACGGTGGACTGGCGAGACATTGCTGGGGCTCTTTGGATTGGGGTGGATGCTGCAGCTAGAATAAAGGAGCAAAGGAGCTGGCCTGGAGCAAGGAGtaggagggaaaggagagaggtgAACCTGTGCTCTGCgagggctggggagagccctTTTATGCATGTATGAGCCTGGGATGGGTTGGATGAGGTGGATCATCTTTCTGATGAATTAGGCTTGGCATGTCCAACAGCATTCTGGAGAGTGAACTCACTCTGCACACACGCCCTGCTGAAATAATACAGCCCAGGTTCTCAGCAACAGGGAATTGTTTGGGAATAACTGTCGCCGGCCTTTGTAGACAGCCAGACTCGTCCCCATTTCAAAGATGGAAAGTGCTGATGAGTCACACTGGGCACCGGCAGCAAAACACCAAGTGCCTGTCACTCAACACCTCTGTCATTGGAAAATTTCATCCCTCAGGATTGCTTTTGCCCCTTCTTTTGTTCACAAGCAGGGCTTGGGAAAGTTTAAATCCTTGTGCTTTAGGAGTGGGAGCAGTGCCAGTTCcgcagccagccctgcagtcaGTTGTATTatcctggggttttggggcatCTCTGTGATAGGATTCTTGTGAAATTTGCCCACAGAGGTTGTGGTCTTCCCagcctggaagtgtccaaggcctggtacttggagcagcctggcttaTGGAAGGTGGCCCTGTCCATGGAACTTGATGATCGttaaggtcccttcctacccaCAACGTCCTGTGATTCCCTGGACCGTGTGGTCCCCTCTGAGCCACCACAGAAATTGGCAGATATAGTTTTACTTCCATGCCTAAAAAGCTCAGGTCCCTCTGGAAATCCTGCTGGAAATCCTGTTTTTCCAGGCTTATTCCATGGTCTTAAAAAGTATAATTGCACtaataaaaatggaatattttgaCAAGATCTTCTTGTTCTTTTGTGGATTTTGACAGCTGCCACTGAGCTCTGTCACAAACATGTGTTGCTACCTGAGGTTTGAGGGTTTGGACTTTATTTTAGCAGGAtggaaacaaacaagcaaacaactcagaaataaatacataggAGGAAAGattgtgggaatgggaactgctTTGACTCCACTGGCTCAGTGGAAATGGAGCGCTCCGGGGCCATTCCCAATGCACACTTAATAAACACAATGTCATTTCCCTAGGATTTAATCAGCTCTTTCAGCACATCTGGAAGTGTGATCCTGCCTGCTGAAATCCACTGGAAAGTGCTCTATGGGATTGCCTCTGCCCAGATCCACAGGACACTCTCGGACATCCTGGGTCTTTCCCACCACAGGTACCACCACAGCCCTTTGCATTTAACAGGTGGtctgagtaaaaataaaaggtaaaaatgtgaaaaataattgattttgaGGGACAAAAAGTGCTTGTGGTGTTTTGTGTTATTCATGAAAATAggatttatatttatttatacaaaagGCTGAAATTGTAAATGTATAAACCCTGAGCAccttgtgctggctgcaggccagacctggtgctgctgcagcacaggaagaatGGAATAATGAGGAATCAATGGAATAATGAGGAATCACCCTGGTGGGGGCAGTTGTGCTtccatctgctcctgcctggcaaCGTATCCGAGTGCAGGAAACTCCCAGAAATTCTTTGTGTCTCCGTTGTTTCCCAACTGTCTGAGGCATGATGTTTGCAATGGAGGTTTTAAATTCAATGTTATTCTTAGGCAGGGTTTGTCAGGTTGGTTTTGTGTTTactgccaggctgagcctgtATTGCAAGGAAGGGCTGAGTCCTGCAGGTTTTGCACAGTGGGACTCTGTTGCTGGGTCTGATTCTgcacccctgggagctggaAGCAAACATTGTAAGCAAAGTCTGTGTCCAAAGGGCATTTTTGAAAGGATTATTGATCAGTCTGGGGGGCTTTGCCCACCAGCAGACAGACATCAGGACTTGAGGTCATGAGATTCATTCCCACATGCTGGATTCCAGTCCCAGGCAGAAAGATTTCTgactgaaagaggggaaaattaGATTGGATGatgggaagaaattctccctATGAgtgtggtgaggccctggcacaggttgcccagagcagctgtggctgccccatccctggaagtgttcaaggccaggctggagcagcctgggacagtgggaggtaTCCCTgttgatgggatttgggatgggatgggatttgggatgggatgggatgggatgggatgggatgg is a window encoding:
- the LOC101809163 gene encoding keratin, type II cytoskeletal 75-like, which translates into the protein MSRQSTVRIQRGRSGFSAASAVVPNTCRTSFSSCSVTRLGSCNAGSGFARVGGGFGSKSLYNVGGCKKISVAGRGGSFYGSAGFGGFGVPANLGYGYGAFGGGPGFPAGGIHEVSINQSLLKPLNLEIDPNIQRIRKEEKEQIKTLNNKFASFIDKVRFLEQQNKVLETKWSLLQEQGMKTVKNNLEPLFETYINNLRVQLNSLLSDKGRLEGELVNTQYLVEDFKKKYEDEINRRTIAENEFVTLKKDVDASYMNKVELQARADALSEEINFLRALYEAELSQMQTQISDTSVVLTMDNNRNLDLDSIISEVKAQYEEIANRSRAEAESWYQTKYEELQATAGRHGDDLRSTKQEISELNRHVQRLRSEIDSVKKQCANLKAAIADAEERGELTLKDARAKLAELEDALQQAKADLARQLREYQELMNVKLALDIEIATYRKLLEGEECRLAGDGVPVNISVTRTTVGTGYGGGSNLSMGGGICNLGNSFNCGSVPGVNSSTFGAGSSSSMKFVSSSSTRRSYRS